From the Verrucomicrobiota bacterium genome, the window AGAGCACGCCGGTTTCATTGTTCGCCCACATGATGGAGGCCACCGCGGTATCGGATCGCAGGGCGCTTTCGAGTTCCCCTAAATCGAGGGTTCCATCCGCTTCCACCTTAAGGTAGGTCACCTTGTAACCGCGCTCCTCCATGACTTGGCCGAATTTGATGTTGGCCGAGTGTTCCACCGTGGTGGTGACGATATGCTTCTTGCGCGGATGGGCGGCGAGAGCGCTGTTCCAGGCGGCGTTGTTACTTTCCGTGCCGCAGCTGGTGAAAACGATTTCCATCGGTTCGGCGCCCAGCAAATCCGCCACCGAGGCCCGGGCCTTATCCAGCGGCTTCGAGAGTTGATGCCCAAAACTGTAGGCACTCGAGGGGTTGCCCCAGTGGTCCTTCAAGAAAGGCGTCATGGCCTCAAGGACCTCAGGCGCCACGCGGGTGGTGGCGTTGTTGTCCAAATAACAAAATCGGCGGCTGTTCATGCGGTTCCAGCATTCGGACCTGGAAGAGGTCGAGCCCGGGGAGTGTAAGCCTTCACTTGCCAACCTCAAGCCCGCTTTGACATCGACGCCGCGCTGATTTCCCGGCAGGATCCAGGCATGAAGCTCTCCCGATTGATGCCGATGGTTCTGGCGGCTTGCTTCGCCTGGACTGCTTACTCCGAACAGACCGGACGCGGACGCCCGTTGCTGGTGGCCGATGATTCCACGAAGCGCCTGGCGATCGTCGGCGCCGACGGCACGTTGGAATGGGAAACCAAGGTGGGTCCGATTCACGACGCCTGGGTGCTACCGAACGGCAACATCCTCTTCCAGCAGAACTGGACCAAGATCGTCGAGATGACGCGTGATCACAAGGTGGTATGGGAATACGACTCGGCGACCCGCAACGGCAACGAAGGCAAAAAGGTGGAAGTGCACGCCTTTCAACGCCTGCCCGGAGGCCGGACGATGATTGTGGAATCGGGTCCGGCGCGGATTATCGAGGTTGATCCTGCGGGAAAGATCACGCACGAGATCAAATTGAAGGTGAACAAGCCCAACGCGCATAGCGACACCCGGCTGGCGCGGAAACTGGGCAACGGACATTACCTTGTCGCGCATGAGGCGGATGGTTTTGTGCGCGAGTACGACACGCGTGGGACGGTGGTCTGGGAGTTCGAAGTTCCCTTGTTTGGCAAGGAGCGCAAGGGCGGGCACGGCCCGGAAGCTTTCGGAAACGCGTTGTACTCCGCGGTGCGCCTGTCCAATGGCAACACCCTGATCGGCACCGGCAATGGGCATAGTGTTCTGGAAGTGACGCCCAAGAAGGAAATCGTGTGGAAAGTGGAGCAGCATGATTTGCCCGGCATCACGCTGGCCTGGGTTACCTGTGTCGAACGTTTGCCGAATGGCAACACCCTGATCGGCAATTGCCACGCCGGACCCGCCCATCCCCAGTTCATCGAAGTCACCCGTGACAAAAAGGTCGTGTGGACCTTCAAGGATTGGAAAAACTTCGGGGATTCCACCCCGGTCCAGTGGGCTTTGGACAGCAAGTCGCCTTAGGGCATTAAGAGCGCGAGAATCCTGGCGGGCAACCTGAACGTATGCTTCCACGCCGCCGCCTCAGCCCGCACGCGCAAGCGAACAGGATGGGGTGTTGGCTGATCGGGGCGATCCTGCTCCCGCTTTACCCTCTCGAAGCCCGGGCTGATTCCGAACGCGCCGCCGCCATCGCTTTCTTCGAAAGCAAGATTCGTCCGGTGCTCGTGGAGTCCTGCTTCGATTGCCACAGCCAGGGTGCGAAAGAACTTCGAGGAGGCCTGAAGGTGGATTCGCTGGAAGGACTTCTCCAGGGCGGAACCCGCGGTCCGGCGATCGTTCCCGGCCATCCCGACCAGAGCCCCTTGATCACCGCGATCCGGCACGGTGATCCGGACCTCAAGATGCCTTGGAAACGTCCGCGACTCTCGCCAGGCCAGGTCTCGGATCTGACGGCGTGGGTTCGTGCCGGAGCAGTCTGGCCGTCGAAGCCAGAAGTCTCTTCCGGCTCGGGGGCGTCCGTTTCGCCTTCGATTTCAACGGCGAACTCCGCGCACTGGGCATTCCTGCCGGTTCGGCGGCCTTCAGTACCGCAGAGCCGGCCGGGGGCGTCCTCCTCGCATCCGATCGACGCTTTCGTGCACGAAAGACTCGCGCAGAATAACCTGCAACCCAACGGACCCGCCGGCCGCCGTGAATTAGTGCGCAGGCTTTTCTTTGGAATCACGGGACTGCCGCCCGCCCCGGAGGAAATGGCGGCGTTTCTTGAAGACCCTCGTTCGGATGCCTGGGTTCGCCTGGTGGATCGGGTGCTGGCGAGTCCCGCCTACGGGGAACGCTGGGGTCGCCATTGGCTCGACGTCGCGCGGTTCGCCCAGAGCAACGGTTACGAGCGCGACGGGGAAAAGCCTTTGGCGTGGCGGTACCGCGACTACGTGATCAAAGCGTTCAATGACGACAAGCCTTTTGACCGATTCGCGCGCGAGCACATCGCCGGAGACTTGCTCGAGGATCCTACCTTCGAATCGGTCATCGCGACAGGCTTCCAACGTCTGGGGGTTTGGGACGACGAACCTGATGACAAGCAGCAAGCCGAGTTCGAAGAGCTGGACGACATGTTGTCGACCACCGGCGCGGCGTTTCTCGGAGTCACCATCGGATGCGCCCGCTGCCACGACCACAAGCTCGATCCCTTCACCCAAAAGGACTATTACCAGTTGCTCGCGTTTTTCCGTCAGGTGCGTCCGTCCGAAAACGCCAAATACATCCTGGATTCGGCCAATTACGTTCCTCTGGAACCTCCCGCCAAAGTGCGAGCCTGGGCGGATCGACAAGCGGCGGACATCGCCGCGCTCGAGTATGAACTGAAAGTTGTTTCCGTTCCGGAGCAGAAAAAGCGAATTGAGGATCAACTGAAGCAGAAGCGCGAATCGTCACCGCCATTCGAATGGGCGCTGGCGGCGCGGGAGCGAACGAATCCTCCCCCCAGCCACATTTTGGTCCGGGGCCGGCTTTCGACTCCGGGTGCGCAGGTCCAACCGGGATTTCCAAGCGTGCTGGGGATTTTCGGCCCGGCCGGGACTTCTTCCAACGCGCTGCGGCGCGTCGATTTCGCCGATTGGCTGGTGGATCGGCGCCATCCTTTGACCGCCCGGGTGATGGTGAACCGGCTGTGGCGTCATCATTTCGGCCAGGGCTTGGTCGCCACGACCACCGATTTTGGCAAAGCCGGCACTCCGCCCACGCATCCGGAATTGTTGGATTGGCTGGCGTCGGAATTCATCGACACCGGCTGGTCCCTCAAACATTTGCAACGGCTCATTCTCACCTCGGAAACCTATCGGCGATCTTCGGCGGCACACCATGCGTGCGCCGAGACTGTGGATCCAGCCAACCGGCTGCTGTGGCGGCATTCGGTGCGCCGGGTCGAAGCCGAGGTGATGCGCGACGCCATGCTCGCCGTGAGTGGAATGCTCAACCGATGGCCCGGTGGACGAGGATTCTTCCCCGATCTGGCTGGAGAAGTTCACGCAGGCACTTCGCGTCCCGGACAGGACTGGGAAAAAATGCCGGAGGCGCAGCTGTCGCGGCGAAGCGTCTATGCTTACGCGCGTCGCACCACCGCGGTGCCCGCCCTGGAAGTTTTCGATTACAACAACAACACTTCACCCATGGGAGAGCGTCCCGTCACAACCGTCGCGCCGCAGGCTTTGCTGCTCCTCAATGATCCTTTCGTCCACCGCCAGGCCTCCATGTTCGCGAGACGGCTTGAGAAGGAGGCCGGCCCCGCATTCGAAGCCCAGATCCGGCGCGGATATGCCCTGGCTCTTTCGCGCCAGCCCGACGCCCGGGAGCTCGCGGAAGCGCGCGACCTCGTCGAGAAGCAAACGTCCGCCTTTCTCGACATGGATCAGAGGCTGGATTTCAAACCTGACGCGTCCAGCTCCTTCCTTTCGGGTTTCCTGAATCGGTTGAGGGCGGAGGATCTCCTGATTGGGCCGCGCCGGGGCTGGAGCTATCACCGCGGAGTGTGGTCCAAGGCCTATGAAGGCATCCGCACCGTGGAGCGCGTTCAAGCCCCGTTCGCGCTCTATGAAGGGCTGCATTTCCGCGACGGAACGGTTGAAACGCGCCTGAATTTGGATCGTTCGACCGACTTCTTCTCACTGCTGCTGAGGTCCGTGAGCCGGGATGATGCGCAGATCGGTTACGAATTTTCTTTGGAAGCGCGCGCCGGCAAAGTCTCGCTGCGCAAGCACAATCCTTCGGTGGAGACGCTGGCGGAAAGAACTTGGCCCATTCCTCTGCATACGACATTTACGGCCCGGATCGAGGCGGAGGGGCCCCGCCTTCGCCTGTGGCTGAACGGTGATCCACATCCGGTGATCGATGTGACCGACGCCAATCCCAGGCTGGAATCCGGGTCCTTCGGGGTTCGCGCCTGGGGATCGCCGGGAAGGCTTGATCGCGCCCGGATTTCCGCCGCCGGCCAGACTCATGCCCTTCCAGGCGGGTGGCGCGATCAAGCCGCCGCTTCGGAGGGCAACGTCTCGTTTGAACGTTGGGCCCGTGCCAAAGCGCTTGAAGCCTTTTGCTTGCTGTTGCTGAATCTGAACGAATTTGTCTATGTTGATTAATTCCGCATGAAGGATTCCTCGCATCTGCCCCCCAGCGTGGCCGCGGCACCCGCCGGACTTTGTGCCGGACGGCGCCGCGAATTTCTCTGGCAGATGGGAGCGGGGTTCACCGGACTCGCCTTGACGGGAATGCTGGATGCGGACGGATTCTTCCTGGGCGCCGCGGCCGCCGCCACACCAGGACTTGCGGCGGCTCCTCCTCTCATTCCGCTGGGCAAGGCCAAATCCTGCATTTTCTTGTTCATGTATGGCGGCCCTTCGCAGATGGATCTTTTCGACTACAAACCCGAACTGCAAAAGCGGGACGGGAAGACCGTGGATTTGGAATTGCGGCGGCGCTCGATGCAGCAAGGGAAACTGCTCGCCAGCCGGCGAACTTGGGCGCGGCATGGCCAGTCCGGACAGTGGTGCAGCGACGCCCTTCCCCATTTGTCCCGGCACATGGACAAATTGGCTGTGGTGAAATCGCTCTACGCCGATTCGTTTGCCCACGGCTCCGCGATGATTCAAATGAACAGCGGCCGCGTCGTCCAGGGTTATCCTTCCATGGGGTCGTGGTTCAGCTACGGACTCGGCGCGATCAACCAAAACCTCCCCAACTACGTGGTGATGCTGGATTCCCGGGGAGGCCCCATCAGCGGAGCGGCCAATTGGTCGAGCGGATTCATGCCCGCGGCGTTTCAGGGCACGGTGTTTCGCGCGGCAGGCCAGCCGGTGCTCAATCTTTCACCGGCCGGCTCCATGACCGAGGCTCAGCAGCGGGATCTCATTGAAACCGCCAACCGGCTCAATGCCGCTCATCTGGCCGCGCGTCCGGGTTATTCCGAACTGCAAGCGCGCATCGCGAGCTACGAACTCGCTTTTCAACTGCAATCCACCGCCCCGGAAGCGCTCGATTTGGCCGGTGAATCCGAATCGACCAAACGCCTTTATGGCTTGGAGGATCCGAAAACGGATCACCCGCTGGGTCTGGGCCCGGCGCCCTTTGGCCGGCAATGCCTGACCGCGCGGCGGCTGGTCGAGCGCGGAGTTCGCTTTGTTCAGATCTATCACGGTGGCGGTCATCAACAGCAGAATTGGGACGCCCATCTCGGTGTCGAGGAGAACTTGAAAATCCATTGTCCCGAAATCGACAAACCCATCGCGGCACTCCTCGAGGACTTGGAGCAGCGCGGGTTGCTCGAGGAAAACCTGGTGGTTTGGGGAGGAGAATTCGGACGCCAGCCCGTCGTTCAGGGCAAGGGAGAAGGTCGCGATCACAATCCGAAAGGATTCACTTACTTTCTCGCGGGGGGCGGCGTTCGGGCGGGAGTTTCCTATGGTGAGACGGATGACCTCGGCCATGAGGCCGTTACCGACAAGCACCACATTCGTGATCTTCACGCGACGCTGTTGCACCTGATGGGGCTCGATTCTCGGAAGCTGACTTATTTCTAGCTGTTGCACCTGATGGGGCTCGACTCGCGGAAGCTGACTTATTTCTACGGAGGTCTGGAACAAAAGCTTACCGGCGTGCTCGACGCGGAGGTGATCGCCGGCATCGTGTGATGCTCCCTGGAGGCCAGTTTCCACCTCGAGTGCCGCAAAGGATGCCGTTGACGCTTCGATTAGGATCGAGGGTTTTGTGGCTGGCCTTCCTTTGGCTTCGGACTGCGTTGACGGCCGCGTCGGTTCTGCCGACGGCATGGGACGAAGCGCCGCGGCGTCCTTTGCCTGGCTGGTTCAACGATGCCAAGCTCGGAGTCTTCGTCCATTGGGGCCCGTACGCGGTGCCGGGATTCGCTCCTCGATCCGATGAACCCTCCGAGATGTTTACCCGAGGCGGCTGGGAGCTTTGGTTTGCTCGCCATTCCGGCGCCGAATGGTATGCCAACAGTCTGCGCATCCCTGGCAGTCCCGTGGAACGCTTTCACCGAAGAACCTACGGCGAGAAGGTTCGG encodes:
- a CDS encoding DUF1553 domain-containing protein, which gives rise to MLPRRRLSPHAQANRMGCWLIGAILLPLYPLEARADSERAAAIAFFESKIRPVLVESCFDCHSQGAKELRGGLKVDSLEGLLQGGTRGPAIVPGHPDQSPLITAIRHGDPDLKMPWKRPRLSPGQVSDLTAWVRAGAVWPSKPEVSSGSGASVSPSISTANSAHWAFLPVRRPSVPQSRPGASSSHPIDAFVHERLAQNNLQPNGPAGRRELVRRLFFGITGLPPAPEEMAAFLEDPRSDAWVRLVDRVLASPAYGERWGRHWLDVARFAQSNGYERDGEKPLAWRYRDYVIKAFNDDKPFDRFAREHIAGDLLEDPTFESVIATGFQRLGVWDDEPDDKQQAEFEELDDMLSTTGAAFLGVTIGCARCHDHKLDPFTQKDYYQLLAFFRQVRPSENAKYILDSANYVPLEPPAKVRAWADRQAADIAALEYELKVVSVPEQKKRIEDQLKQKRESSPPFEWALAARERTNPPPSHILVRGRLSTPGAQVQPGFPSVLGIFGPAGTSSNALRRVDFADWLVDRRHPLTARVMVNRLWRHHFGQGLVATTTDFGKAGTPPTHPELLDWLASEFIDTGWSLKHLQRLILTSETYRRSSAAHHACAETVDPANRLLWRHSVRRVEAEVMRDAMLAVSGMLNRWPGGRGFFPDLAGEVHAGTSRPGQDWEKMPEAQLSRRSVYAYARRTTAVPALEVFDYNNNTSPMGERPVTTVAPQALLLLNDPFVHRQASMFARRLEKEAGPAFEAQIRRGYALALSRQPDARELAEARDLVEKQTSAFLDMDQRLDFKPDASSSFLSGFLNRLRAEDLLIGPRRGWSYHRGVWSKAYEGIRTVERVQAPFALYEGLHFRDGTVETRLNLDRSTDFFSLLLRSVSRDDAQIGYEFSLEARAGKVSLRKHNPSVETLAERTWPIPLHTTFTARIEAEGPRLRLWLNGDPHPVIDVTDANPRLESGSFGVRAWGSPGRLDRARISAAGQTHALPGGWRDQAAASEGNVSFERWARAKALEAFCLLLLNLNEFVYVD